In the genome of Priestia aryabhattai, the window TCGGGAGCATCTGCCGTACACTTTGAAGATCAATTATCCTCTGAGAAAAAGTGTGGTCATCTGGGTGGCAAGGTACTCCTTCCAACTCAGACGGCTGTGAAAAATTTGATTGCTGCTCGTTTAGCTGCAGATGTAATGGGTGTTCCAACGCTTCTGATTGCTCGTACAGATGCTGATGCTGCTGATTTAATTACAAGTGATGTTGATCCTGTAGATCGCCAGTTTATTACGGGTGAACGCACCGCTGAAGGTTTTTATCGCACGAGAGCCGGAATCGATCAAGCTATTGCTCGTGGTTTAGCATATGCGCCATATGCTGACCTAGTATGGTGCGAGACCTCTGAACCAAATTTAGACCAAGCACAAAAATTTGCAGATGCTATTCATGAAAAATTCCCAGGTAAAATGCTTGCTTATAACTGTTCACCATCTTTCAACTGGAAGAAAAAATTAGATAAGAAAACGATTGAAAAATTCCAAAGAGAAATCGCAAAGATGGGCTACAAATTCCAATTCGTTACGCTTGCTGGCTTCCACGCTTTAAATCACAGCATGTTTGAGCTGGCACGAGGATATAAAACAAGAGGAATGGCAGCTTATTCAGAGTTACAAGAAAGAGAGTTTGCTAGTGAAATAAATGGATATACAGCTACGAGACATCAGCGTGAAGTAGGAACGGGTTATTTTGATGAAGTGGCGCAAGTAGTTTCTGGTGGGACTTCCTCTACAACAGCTTTAAAAGGTTCAACGGAAGAAGAGCAGTTTCAGGCGCATAAATAACAAAAAATCTATGAGTGGAACGGTTGGTTAATTCCACTCATAGGAAAAATCCTAACAAAAAAGATTCTTACATCTGTAAGAATCTTTTTTTTATGTAGTAAACACGATTTAACAGACAGCTGTTCTTCCTGAGAAGAAAGTATCTGCCTGTTAAACGTACATATAAATCATTAACATGAATTAAGTTCTTAAAATATTAAGTAGATGTTTGAAGCAAGGATTGGTACTGTGCTGATAGCTCATAAAAAGCAGTTTCATCACGTTGATCTAATGCCGTGTTAATGTTTGTTTCTAACAGTTCTTTTTGACGCTTAAACAGCGATTCATCAATTACCATTTCGATATAAACATCCAACATACTCACAGTATCAATTACTTTTTTCTTGCGAGCGAGGGACTTCATCATTTCCGTGTACGATTTTTCATTGTTCATACCTCATCACCTCTGCACCCTTTTTATTATTATATAGATTAAAAGAAGAAAAAACAACTAATTTTCTAAATTTTTAGATTTTTATTTTTAGAAATGATAAAGTAAAAGGGAAACGCTACTTTCGTTTT includes:
- a CDS encoding IDEAL domain-containing protein, with amino-acid sequence MNNEKSYTEMMKSLARKKKVIDTVSMLDVYIEMVIDESLFKRQKELLETNINTALDQRDETAFYELSAQYQSLLQTST
- the aceA gene encoding isocitrate lyase, producing MKDIRVKNLEENWKSDERWKGIERPYSAEKVIGLRGSIDIEHTLARRGAEKFWNLLKTEPYVHALGALTGNQAVQQVKAGLKAIYLSGWQVAADANLSGNMYPDQSLYPANSVPHVVKRINQALQRADQIQHLEGEGDIDYFAPIVADAEAGFGGQLNVFELMKGMIESGASAVHFEDQLSSEKKCGHLGGKVLLPTQTAVKNLIAARLAADVMGVPTLLIARTDADAADLITSDVDPVDRQFITGERTAEGFYRTRAGIDQAIARGLAYAPYADLVWCETSEPNLDQAQKFADAIHEKFPGKMLAYNCSPSFNWKKKLDKKTIEKFQREIAKMGYKFQFVTLAGFHALNHSMFELARGYKTRGMAAYSELQEREFASEINGYTATRHQREVGTGYFDEVAQVVSGGTSSTTALKGSTEEEQFQAHK